gtgtgaCTGATTCCACCTTGTTTGTTGTGACACTCAgcttgttgtggtttgtttggggcCTTGTAGGTGTACAGAGGATATGTGGATGACCCTCGTAACACTGATAATGCCTGGATGGAGACAGAGGCTGTGAACTATCATGATGAAACAGGTAAAAATCTCCAGGCCTGCTCTTAGTTGCCTTTTACTCCATATGTTCGTTTGAAATTGGGACTGTTGTTGAGCTGAGAATACCAATGAAATCAGGGGAGCATAAAAGGTGTAAAATATGAGACTAGATTCTTAAATTCATCTGTTATCTTGGACTCCCCTTTTTCATCTGAAAGAGAAATCAATCTACTTGGATGCCTCTGACATGTTCATGCCAGAGACTTCATGCAGTGACATTTCCACTGAATTTTGGGTAGTAGGTGCCAGTTGTGAAGATTCACATGTCACTGGTCCTAGATTTATTGGCCCCAAAAATAGTGGAGATAATGTATCTTTGACCTCTGTTTCCAATAAAGTatagaaaaacatttccttggTTGTAGTCTATGAAGTCCTGAGatccttttaaaaaacagagtgaaaacttaggggaaaaaaaagcaattcaaAAGCCTTTATGCATCCCCTCTTAAACTACTATTTTTGACTTTGGGACCTTcagtaaaattttaattttttttttcataagagTATATAAGTTTCAGAATTCAGTTTGTCCTGTGGAATAGTATGTGAGAAAAGGAGCAGTCAGATgctaagaaaagaaacaaaaatgcagGCAGATGTATTGGCTAAACTTGGGGTAATAAGTACATGTTGTCATGATGGCTTCCAGTAACTTTTCATTCTGCTGGTGATACCCAAGgagtggtgacagtgacacttCTGCCATTCAGATTTACCTTAAAATACTGCAAGAATGAAAAGGGTTTCTGGAACAGAATCAGTGAGAGATTtagttattttttctctgagaagcagTTGAAGGTTGCTGCCTGTGAAGGAGCATTGTGGAAAGGCAGAACTAATAGGATGtgagaaggggaaaagcaggaaaagatgCAATAGCATGTTTTAAAACTcgttttaactttttttaacctgttttgTGAACAGGTGAGACGATGGATAACTTGCCCCTGGAGGCAGGTGACGATGCTGGGGTGGTGAAGTGGGTTGACATCAGTGAGAAGCTGGAGCTGTATGCCAGTCACAGCTACTTCATCAGGCTGGTGACTGAGAAACGGGGAGCCCACTGGAGTGAGGACcctggctcccagtgccaccagtgagGGGAGCTGGGAACTGGCACACCCTGGGAGGAGAACACATTTTCCAGCCTTGGAACAGATGTCCTTGTCATCCTCACGATGGGAAAACTCTGTGAAATTCAGCTGGCAAAAACACTGATAAACAGAGGCATTTTCAGAGACTTCAGACTGCTTCTTTTGATTTCTTAGCTGGTGTGAAATGAGAAGAATGTGGagctcttgctttgctttcttggCTTCATTATTTGCAGCTGTTTCATGATGTCTGCAGATCTGCATGGCAGCACTGGCATTCTGACTGGGGGTAGTTCACAGGCTCTGTATTTCTGCACTGATTCCTTTGCAGGAGGATGAATCCCTAAGGAATGAGAGACTCGTGGGATAACCTGAATAATGACTTTAATTAAGTGCTGCATAATAAAgtgaaatttcttttctgagtCATTTCACTTAACACATCTTTGCAGTGATTTTCTACTTTGAGAGATTGCTTTTCacatttaattactttttagTTTGCAGTATGGCTGGGATTCAAATCTGGATGTGTGCCTGTGCCTCTGTGTCAAGAGAAAACTGTTGGAAGATGAAATTTCATGATTTGAGGAGCTGAATTTTgaggttctttttcttctgacagCTTAGGGCTGTTGTGGAGACTGCAGCATAAACAGAATAACTGGAAAGAGCAGCTTTAAAGTATAATCCTGTAAATTGTGCTGGTTCTTACCCTTCAGGTGATGTGAGCTGATGGGGGCCTTCAATTCATTTATGCTGCTAACAGAGGCTGACATTTCATCCTGTGTGTTTAATCAATGGGTGTTAATTGTCTATTCTCAGTAATTAGTGACATCTGAAAGGTGATGTTGAAACCTGAGGACTTCTGGAATTTTGATCCATGTGTTGAAGTAAGGTGGTGATAAATGTCCACGGTCTGGAATGACCTTGTGTGACAGTGTGGTGGCACTGCTGAGACTTTATCCACATCCTGCTTAACTGATGAATGGCTTTAGGgctttctccttttccacaaTTATCAGCCTTTGCTGGTTCAAGGGTAAATTTGCAGGGAGTGATGGGATTTCCAGTATTTAAGCTACCAAAGTAGCATTTGACTCCgtttttttctttggagaggTGACATGGTTCAGGTGAAAGGTGTTTGCTGATCATTCTTTGTAGGAATAGCATCTGGGGCTTTTTCCTTAAAGCAGAACATGCCTGGAGTGTTTTCCCTGAAATGTTTGGCTTAAAGTCACAAATTTATGGGGATTCAGGAATAATCTCATCCTGTCCTGTTTTTTTTATGCTTAAATTGTGCCTCTCTTGAGGTGAGAAAAAAATGGGCAAAGgtgaaagaaacagaattttctttgaCAAAGTTGTGACAAAACCAATATATCCAAGTAgacttctattttattttctatgcaGAGTGTTAGGctgaaaatacagtaaataaagGAAACAGGTTCCATTTCAGTGGGTGGTAAAATCTACATTCTATAATTCTACTGAAGAGTTTTGTGAACAGCTTAGTTCTTAGGTTAGTAGTATTTATTGCTTCAGAAAGATCATGGATACATGTGGGGGGAGACACTGGTTGTTTAGCTATGAACCATTTGAAGtagctatttttttctgctgttaatAAATGTAGAAATTTTCTGCACTTGGGTTGTTTGATGAGAATTCAGTGAACCTTATTCCACCTTTTTCTTGGAAGCTATTAGGCTGTTATTTATAGAAGTAAGCAGGATTCACCAGTTTTAGTGCAGTATTGGGAGTCTGTTCAGCTGGGCTcagaaaaggagattttcaTTTATGTCCTCTgcaacaaagaagaaaatattattaatgTTTTATGCCAAAGAGACATTTTTATGCTGAATCGCTGTCAATAAAATGACTGATGAATGAGCAATGCCTGGCTCAGAAGTGTATCTGTATTAACTCCTTGCAGCTTTCTTCCTTCATGACTGATAAACTGTCAtcagaagagctggaaaaattCTGGGAAGAGTGAAAGCTCTGTGTGTCTGACTTCTGACCAGAATCAGCCTCCACTTCAAATTAGGGACCTGCCAGTAGGATTTTGAACACATTTTTTCAGTCTGCTTCTTTGGCCAAACGCCTTCTGTCCCATAACTCTTTTGGGATTAACCTGTGCTAGGTTGTTAACCTCATTGACCTTTTGCACCCTAATTAgaattctgttttcctctgggcacagcagccatGGGCTTCTGCTTACAACTTCTTTGCCTCACATTGAGGTCTGAGTAATGTTCTTGGCAGGAGCAGTTTGTTAGGTACATCTGCCAATTCTTTTAGGTTTACCTTCCTTGATCCCAAAGCAGTGGCACCATTCCTTCAAAGCGACGAGTTTGTCGTGGTCTGCGTCGCACTCCTGGAAGAAACGGGTGATGCAGTGTTCCATGGGCACCAGGGAGGCTCTCAGGGGCGCCAGCTCTGAGTGTGTTAACAacctgaaagaaagaaaggtgtGGAGAGCTGCTCTTCCTTCATAAATCAGCAGGATTATCAAAGGTGCTAAAAAGACAGCAATAATGGCTTTATCAGAGATGCCCCAGTGGATTTTGTTACGGTGCTTCTGTCAGTGAATCTGCCCCAGGTCATTATAAAGGTGTCTAATATCTGATGAATTAAAATGCTATTGCTGCATGTTTCTCTGCTGACATATTTTTTTACCAAAGAAATACTTGGACAAATTTTTTCTGGTCCAAAATACAGAGCTGACTGAGGCACAgtgtgctctgctctcagcagagagAGGTTGCTATGCAAAATGTGTGAGAAGAGCATAAAGCCTCTGGTAGTATTACCATGCTCTTGTTATTTGGGGAAAAAGTAGAgtaggagagagagagagagagagaaatgggaGCTCATTAAGGCCTGAGTTTCTTATAATTATTCTGTGGACTCTAGTCCTGCCTTTCCAATCTGTTCACTTTTGTGTGGTAGCATTTAAAATCTCTGTGAGAGAGGAGTGAACAGGTTGGCCTAGAAAGCTGGAGATTGGGTTTCAGGTTttatatctgtatttatttgtgtgtttcATTGCACACTCCTTTGGGGTGTGTAACAAGTACTGCTTGTGTAGTAATTTCAAGTATTCTAAGGAGCAACTTGCTCACAACTCATCACTTGTGGAGCTTTGCTGTCAATCCTCAGGAGATCAAACTTGCAGAAGAGCTTAACTGTGCTCTAAAACAGTAGATGTGATTGTCCTGAGATATGGAAGGTCTGAAATTGGAAATACAGATCCCATCACTGGGTGATATGACCAAAAGCTTAAAAGCTGAGTCATGTTAGGAGAAGTTTCCTCTGCACTGTGACTATATCTGCTCCTTAAATTGAAGGATCTCTGTGGAGTTAGTTGAAAACCATGGACACCTCACTGGTGGATTTTTGCTGCCAAGGCTCTGCCCTTTGTATTTACCCTGTTGCTCTCAGCTTCAGCAATAACAGGATTTCTTCCTAGCTGAGAGCATTTGTAGGTACTGAGACACTGTAGAGCTTACAGTGTTAATACATAACCATGCAAGGCAAGAGGATAGCAGGTTCTGACCTAGGATATGATCAGGAAAACAATCAGGGAAAAATTCTGTGTTAGAGAGGGGCTGATACTGGTTTCTAACAGCTAAGGGACTGATTCTGTATGTAGAGAATCCCTTGAGGTGTTTAGAAAAGTAAAACAGCCTGAGTTTAATCAGCAAATCAGAACTGAaccatagatttttttttcttacctgtCAACAGGGTGCTGATCAAGCTGGTGGAACTGCCAGTGCACAGGATACACATACATGTGGTAATTTTTGTCAAAGTcgtgcaggagcagctcaagCGGGTGGTCACCAGCCACAAGGCGCTTGTCGTTCTGGTAGATCTTTTTGACCTGAACTCAACACagaaattgttatttttttttgtttgttttgagatGAAGACCTGTCCTGGAGGGAGCTATCTGGCAAGAAGGTGTTCTGGAGAAATGAAACTTGATAATAAAGTACCACTAGGGAAATGTATTTTAGTGTTGGTGACCATACGCAGCATGAAAAGCCTGCCTCAGGTAGTCCAGGACATTTTTGCTGCTGTCCATGTCACTTTTGGCAGCCACTAGAAAGGATGTGGAATTCTTAATTGGCTTAATTGTCAGACTCAGCTATGGAGGGCAGTAACCTCAGCTTGTTAGGAGATTAAACCAGTTTTATCATCTCTTCTGTCCTGAGGCAAGCAACTCTCATGTTTTGGTGTGAAATAAACCCTCTCAGAAGTCATCTAATTAATGCCAATTAGCATGAGATGTTCTGGGCTGGCCCAGGTAACTGCATGGTTTTATTTGAGGCTTGCTGACCTTgttcctttgcttttcagttaGAATCCCAGAAGTGTTCAGGTCACGTTCGTAATATTGAATGAGGATGTTCTTAAGCCAGTCTCGCATCCGGAGGGGAAACTGATGCACTTCATAATCAGTACAGGGGGGGATGTCTGTGCCAAAGAGAAAAGCTTTGGTGAGCAAGTCACCTATTAAGCCCCCATTCGAGCATTTCTGAGATTTGAGATCTATTCCCAGTTAAAACTAAAATTGATGGAGTTGTCAATACATAAAATTGGGAATGCACCTAATGTGTTCAGTTATGAATCTACAATTTTTTGGTGCACGTGCTTAACCAGTTGTGCAAGCCACAACTTTATATATCCGTGCAGCTTTTGAGCACAGTTGTGCAGTGAAGCTCTAATCAGTCAGTGGCATGACAGCAGAGTTTTTGACAGCAAAGGAATATTCTGGCTGGGAATACACTTTCCTCCTACCATATACAGCAATCAAAGAGGTTGGAAATCAGTTCTGGCTTTTAGATCCTGAGTTCTGCATTTGGCATCTAAGTTTGGTTgatgtttttggggttttttttttgttttccatggggGGTTTGAGATggacattttaatttattacctCTCTGCAAACATGGTTTTTCTGGTCAAGGATTTACAAAAATCTTCAGAGGCTATAGCAATAGGaacagggaagggagaagggggaagATAAGGTCACCAACAAATTGGTGTAAGCACAGGAGAGCTGTCCAAgtttcagataatttttaaCCATGTTTAGGGTTTTGAAAGCCTTAATTAGCAGATAATCAATGCACAAGTGTCAGACTACAGGAAGAAGGGAAATTTAGGGCTGGCAGATGGGTTAAGGCTACTGGTTCTTTATACCTAGGTGaattcttcaaagaaaaaacaagcttACATTTGCAGGAGCCCATGTAGTCTAGGTGCAGCTGGCGTCCCATTTTTGTCCCTTCCAGTTGACATTTGGTACCAAAAAGCTGACATGTGCCATCATAAGTCCTGTTATCCGTGCCACAGACCTAGAGGAAGCACAACCACCTGCGTTGAGAAAAAATCCCTGTCTCTCAGAGGCATTACAGTAATAAAAGCATCATTAACATGTGGTGAATACCCACGGGGAGCACACATGATCAGAAATATCAGAATTTTTAGTGTTGAGGGCTAGCTGTCTGCCCTTGTGCAGCCAGTGTGGGTTTAATTTTGTGGTTGTACTGCAGCCTCTGAGATGCTGTGGGGTTATTTCACTCAGTGTGCACTCAGCATGTGCTCTAAACCACGGAATGGATGCCTAGAACTGTtatgggaaaaggggaaaaagggaaaatctaCAATCTCTGAGAGACTGAGTGAAGCAACCGTGCAGTCACAAGGGTTCACACAGCCCTCAAGCCACCCTTCGTCAGTTTGGGTGCTTTATTCTTAATTTTGCAATTACTGCAATCACTCAAAATCACTTTCATGCTTTTTAGGGTAGAATCATTCTCAGTAAAGGCAGAGGAATGTATTTTTTGTGAATACTTTAGGGGGCTTTTCCCAGTCCTGTGCACTGTGTGAAATACTCACATGCTCATAGTCTTTGGtgggagggcaggcagcagggtcctggcagaTGCAGTGAGGTTTCCCTTGTTTGTCTGCACGGCAGACTTTGCCTCTTTTGCAGTGGAAGTTCTGACACGTGTCTGGCAATCCTGGCAGGAAAGAGGGGCTGTTAGAGGTTGTGGGATAAAGCCAAGGCTTTGTCAGATGCCACTGACAGCCAAAGCAAAGTACAGCCCAATATTCGTCAAGAAgttcaaatgcatttttaagttTGTGATGAAGCTGGAAAATAAGCCAAACTTTAAATGAGGATTTTTGTGAGACTTCTAGCAGTCCCAGGTTGGAATTGGATGGggaaatatactttttttttagaaaaatctgTTCTATATGGACTGACATTCACTTCCAGCCTCCTTTGGTGAAACACATCCCATCTGTCTTTGCTGAATCAAGCACTGCCCTTTGTCCCACTCCTTGAATTCAAGCTactgttttaaactgaaagctCTCAGTGCAAGGTAATCCCCATTTCTGCACAACTGACACAAAAATTTGTGCACTGCCTACAAATGGTTTTCACAAACAAATTACTGAATCCAAGGGGGTATGGAAGGGATTCTCTGGGAACACAGGATTAGGCACAAGCACAGTTCAGCACGTGAAATCCTGTGctgcaaaagacagaaaagaaatgcagaccAGCAGAttccccagctgcagagagctgggggtTACATGACAGCTTTGCTTACCAAGGAGAACCtcctcattcctgctgctgccactttCCATCTCACCATGGGAGCTGCCTGTAGTCTTAACCTGCACAGTCACAGAAGCATAAGCAGAAAGCTGTGGTAAatcttgggaaggaaaaaaatacttggaCAGATTGTTTTTGGGTCCAAAATATAGAGCTGAGTGAGGCATAgtttgctctgctctcagcagagagAGGTTGCTATGCAAAATGTGTGAGAAGAGCATAAAGCCTCTGGTAGTATTACCATGCTCTTGTTATTTGGGGAAAAAGTAGAGTAGGaggtggagagagagagaaattgagCTCATTAAGGCCTGAGTTTCTTATAATTATTCTGTGGACTCTAGTCCTGCCTTTCCAAGCTGTTCACTTTTGTGTGGTAGCATTTAAAATCTCTGTGAGAGAGGAGTGAACAGGCTGGCCTAGAAAGACTGGGTTTCAGGTTTTGtatctgtatttatttgtgtgtttcCTTGCACACCCCTTTGGGGCTGGAGCTCTTATTTGAATGTTGTTCACTTCCTTTCTGTTCCTAAATGCTCTGGGTGCAGTGACACAGCATGAACTAGAGGAATAGTGAATAGAAGAGGAGATGAGACTTCTGCATATTAGGAAGTCACTTGTTTTTCTCCAGCAGGTCATTTCAGTCATCAGGAATTTAAATTTGGAGCTAgtccctctccccctttttgtAGTATTcgagttttattttaaagataatttacCTTATCTTCACTGTCCATTGAATTCATGTTCTGAACAGAGCTACTCATTTTCAGTTGTTTGTTGTCAGAATCAGGTGGCTCATGATCATAATAATCTTGCTCAAAGCGAGCAAGGTCTTTAATCTTGACAATTTGGTAATCCTCAGTCTCCCTGTGAGCTGCAGTGTCATCTTCAGTGGCTCCTTCCCCTTCAGGCTCAGTGCTGGTGCTCTCCTGGTCGTTACTCTGgattctctcctcctcctcataAGCTGCTTCTTTCCAGGCATTGCTGACATATTCCTCACCATCAATGTCACCACGGTCGtgaccatcatcatcatcatcatcactgtcTTCCCTATCCTGTATTTTCACCACTGTGTCATGATCACCCTGATAATCCACTTGAATATTGTCTATTCTCTCTTGACTTTGCTGTTTGCCATCCTGATATTCATTATGGGTTTTTTGAGAGAAGGGGATTTCTTCATGGGACTTCCTCTTCCCgttctccctctcttcttcctctggGTCAAATTTCTGGCTGTGTCTCTTGGTGTTCCAGGTGGGTTGGCTGGAATCTCTCAGGAGTTCCTCTGCCTGCATGCTGTTCTCATCTTGCTGTCCTTTGTGTCTCTCCCCTCGCCGTGTCTGCTGGCCTTTGTCCCTTGTGTCCCTGTAGCTGGTTTCTTCACCCCATTCCTCATCCtcttcttccatgctttcctcttCATCGCTTTCCCTGGTTTTTTCAGACAGGCCAACAGCGTTTTTGTTATATTTCCACATGTTTTGCTGGTGATGAGGGCTGAAAGCACCCTCTGGGTGTCCTGTGTTTGCAGTGTTCCCGTGCTTCTCGTGCTTCCTGGGCTGGTCGTGCTCAGAGCTGGACTGttctctgccactgctgccagagTCACTGTCCTGGCTATCAGCAGCCAAGCCCAATTTATTGTGCAGAGCAAGGAAATCGATGCTTTTCAGGCTGCTTTTCACTTGGTGCTCGCTCCCAGATCCTCCTGGTTTCCTCATGGTCTGGGGCTCATCCCTGTCTCCAGTGCCTGGCACTGACACCTCTGGTTTTGAGTTTCTGTGAGTGGGCAGCAAATCCTCCTTGTCTACATACCCTGTGTTCTCTTCCTTTGAGGCTTCAAGATGAATATAttcactctttaaaaaaaaaagatttaaaaaaaaattaataaatcttAGGATTTATTTGAAGTTGATGCAGTGTTATTTTTGCCTTGCATTGCAAAGCATGGCACTggctttatttgttttctttgtatgtGCTCCTCTTAACCTAGCCCAGAGCATGAAATTCACAGCTGGTGTCCCCTCTCTTTCTCAGAAAATCTGTTTATCTGTCCCTCCTTTTATTGCTGGAATTTCTGGAGAGGTCTGTGCAGCTCTGATTCAGAGACAGATGCACATGGGTGTCTTGTGAAAGCTCAAAATGCTTAATTAGTATTTTAGTCATAACTACAGGCACTTGTAGGCTGCGGTAATTATCACTTACCTCAGAGAAGGGGGATGCAAAACATAACTCCCTACACAgataagggaaaaataaagaatctGGGAAAAGAGGAGCAGGTGAAGAGAGGGCACCTTTCCCAAGGTGTCCTGGTAGTAATTCCTGAGGAGTGCCCTGCACTGATTTCATAATCCATAAATTCATCTGCTTTGAGTCTGATACCTCATTGCTTACTGGCTGAAGCCACCAGGAACCATTGTGACAATTACAACATCAACAATAGATGGTTGagtgcctttttctttttttctctatctGTCAAGCCAATAGCAAAAGTGGAATATGCAAGACATGAGATATTTGGGGTGAGAggacctgatttttttttaatataaatcaaTTTACCAGCCATATGTGCTAATATGTTTTTTATATTAAAGAGGAATGATGGAAGTTATTTCCTATTGTTTAAAGAACAAGAAGAGTACCTTTTCTGGAGTTCTCTGTCTGTGAGTTCTGAGCTTGTGGTTTACAGGATGGGtctaaaaaagacaaatatatgAATATCTGCACGTCTACAAAAATTTGTCTAGGTCAATGGGATAAAATAGAATATTCTCAGAATGGGAAATTAGGTGCTTGGTAATAATAGCAAGATAAGAACTTACTGGAATAGCAAAAACTGGTCCTACAAGACAAATGAAGAGAGCTACAGCCTTCATGATTTCCAGATCCTGTAGAGGACAATAGTCAATGGTACAGGGGTAGGGCTTAGAGGTTTCCTTTCTGcaagaaacatgaaaacaaaacaagttagGATTTGGGTGTAACGACCTAGAAATGACTGATGGAAGCAAAGCAGTGGCTGCTGTAACTTGTTAAGTGTGGAGACCCCCAAAATTGCTATATAATGTCCTGTAAACTCAGATGTGAGACTAAAGGACACTTTAATCTAACTAGAGGACAGTTTAGTCTAATTCTTGGACAGTGATTAAGCTGTAGGCTGTGTTCACAAACTCCAGCTTAACTAGAGGACAGTTTAGTCTCAGTTTTTTGACTGTGATTAAGCTGTAGGCTCTGTTCACCAACTCCAGTGAGTGTTActgagaggcagagctgtgaatGGACACAGCTTGAGCATTTAAATACTCACAAACACTTTAAGTATTTATCCCTCCCTCTGAGACAACACTTTGTGAAAAACGCCTCTTTTTTATTAAACtctgaggcagtgctgctggtggcacctcctggctgctcccctCTGTGGCTGGCAGG
This sequence is a window from Prinia subflava isolate CZ2003 ecotype Zambia chromosome 18, Cam_Psub_1.2, whole genome shotgun sequence. Protein-coding genes within it:
- the SPARCL1 gene encoding SPARC-like protein 1, whose translation is MKAVALFICLVGPVFAIPTHPVNHKLRTHRQRTPEKSEYIHLEASKEENTGYVDKEDLLPTHRNSKPEVSVPGTGDRDEPQTMRKPGGSGSEHQVKSSLKSIDFLALHNKLGLAADSQDSDSGSSGREQSSSEHDQPRKHEKHGNTANTGHPEGAFSPHHQQNMWKYNKNAVGLSEKTRESDEEESMEEEDEEWGEETSYRDTRDKGQQTRRGERHKGQQDENSMQAEELLRDSSQPTWNTKRHSQKFDPEEEERENGKRKSHEEIPFSQKTHNEYQDGKQQSQERIDNIQVDYQGDHDTVVKIQDREDSDDDDDDGHDRGDIDGEEYVSNAWKEAAYEEEERIQSNDQESTSTEPEGEGATEDDTAAHRETEDYQIVKIKDLARFEQDYYDHEPPDSDNKQLKMSSSVQNMNSMDSEDKVKTTGSSHGEMESGSSRNEEVLLGLPDTCQNFHCKRGKVCRADKQGKPHCICQDPAACPPTKDYEHVCGTDNRTYDGTCQLFGTKCQLEGTKMGRQLHLDYMGSCKYIPPCTDYEVHQFPLRMRDWLKNILIQYYERDLNTSGILTEKQRNKVKKIYQNDKRLVAGDHPLELLLHDFDKNYHMYVYPVHWQFHQLDQHPVDRLLTHSELAPLRASLVPMEHCITRFFQECDADHDKLVALKEWCHCFGIKEEDINENLLF